A window of Microbacterium lushaniae genomic DNA:
CGAACCGATGGTGCGATCCAGCGCAGTGGGCGGCAGCCCCGCATCGGCCAGCGCGGCGGCCGATCGCGCCTCGACGTCCCAGTCGTCGCCGACCGCGTCGAAGTGCTGCGGGTCGGCGTCGCCGGATTCGATCGCCCGCAGCGCCGACAGCGCGTCGGCGACGCCGAGCAGCTCGGCGACGGGCCGGTCGACGTCGAGAGTCAGCCGCTGCGGCAGATACGCGACGTCCCCCGAGCGGATGACGTGCCCAGAGGTGGGGGCGAGCTCGCCGGCGGCGAGGCGCAGCAGCGTCGATTTGCCCGAGCCGTTGCGGCCGACCAGCCCCGTGCGGCCGGAGCCGAACGAGCCGGAGACGCCGTCGAGGGCGATCGTGCCGTCGGCCCACACGAGCGAGACGGAGTCGAACAGGAGAGCAGAGGAAGGGGTGGGCATGATGCTCCGGTGTGTGCATGCGCTGACACCGGACCCCTGCCCTCAGACGGGCGGGTCCACCGAGCTACGGCGGGTCGACGGTTCAGCGCGCGGACAGGGGCGCGGAAGCGACGTCGATCTTCACCGGAGGGATCCTCACACTCGGAACAGGACTCGGCCACCGTAGTGGGGGCCGTGCGAACGTGCAACCCGTGCCCGTGCCCGCCTCAGCTCGCGGCCGGTTTTTCCAGGCGCTTGCTGAGGAAGGCGTGCACGTCGGCGAGCTCCGCCTGCGAGACGCTGTGCGCCATGCCGGGGTACACGCGGCCGCTCAGGTCGGAGTGCGCGGGGAGCCACTCGACGGTGTGCGCCACCAGTGCCTCGGGGATGACGTCGTCGTGGGTGCCGCGTCCCCAGAACACCGGCGGCTTCTGCTCGGTCAGCGTCGCATCCCCCGGAAGGGATCCGGGCGCGACGTATCCGGACAGGTTCACCACGAAGGCGATGCGCGAAGGATCCAGCCGCAGGGCCTGGAGCGCGACGGACGCGCCCTGCGAGAACCCCAGCAGGCCGATGCTCGGGGCATCGACGGCGGCATCCAGCCACTCCAGCAGGCCATCGGCTGCCGCCGTCACCGCCGACGGATCGCGTCCGTTCAGTCCCTCGATGGGGTACCACGAGTACCCCGGCGACGGCCACGGCGGCGCGAGCGGCGCGCGGACGGCGGCGTAGGCGAACGCGTCGGGGAGGTGCTCGGACAGGGCCAGCAGGTCGCGCTCGTCGGCGCCGTACCCGTGCAGCAGGATCAGCGCCGGCCGACCGGCGCGCTCCTGGGGCGGGGTGGCCCAGACGACCAGGTCGGGGTCGATGCGCGGCGGCTCGCTCATGCCTTCATCCTCTCAGCCCGGCCGGACACCCCGTATTTCCCCGGCCGGGATCCGGGCGTTTTCGGGGCGCGTTGGGTATACAGGGAACATGCCCGTGCGCACTCCCGACCCCGACCCGTCCGACGACGGCAACGGCGACGACGCCCGCCGCGAGCCCCTCGGTTCCCCCTTCGACCAGGCCACCGGCCCGGCCGCCGCCGGCAATCCGGGGTGGCTGAGCGAGGTCGAGCTCACCGAGATCCGTCGCCGCATGCCGATCCTCTACGTGGAGGCCGTGCCCGTGCGCACCGATGGCATGGGCGCCGTCGTGCAGGTGGGGATCCTCCTGCGTGCGACCCCGATCGGAGAGATCAGCCGCACGATCGTGTCGGGCCGCGTCCGCTACGGAGAGACCGTGCGCGACGCGCTGTTCCGTCACCTCGAGAACGATCTCGGCCCCATGGCCTTCCCGCTCCTGCCGCCGCAGGTCACGCCCTTCACCGTGGCGGAGTACTTCCCCCTGCCCGGGATGACCGCGTTCCACGACGATCGACAGCACGCGGTGTCCCTCGCCTACGTCGTTCCCGTCACCGGCACGTGCGAGCCGCGCCAGGACGCGCTGGAAGTGACGTGGCTCTCGCCGGAGGAAGCGTCCTCCGACGCCCTGGCCGCCGAGATGGAGGGCGGCCGCGGCACGCTCATCCGGCTGGCGCTGGCGAGCGTGGGCGCCCTGCGCTGACCCCTCCGGCCGCCGAGACTGCACGCAGCTGACGAGACAGCGACATCATGTCGCGGTCTCGTCGGCACGGTGCAGTCTCGCGAAACAGCATGCGGCGATGCGGGGCCTGGCCGGAGGATCCAATTTCCCATAGGATTTTCGGAAACACGCCCTAGGGAGACGCGATGACGCGGCTGTTCAACGACCCGGACGACTTCGCCGAGGAGATGATCGAGGGCTTCGTCGCCGCGTCATCCCGCTGGGTGCACCGCGTGAGCGGAGGCGTCGTCCGGTCCACCCGGGGGCCCGAACCCACCGTCGCGGTCGTCATCGGCGGTGGCAGTGGCCACTACCCGGCGTTCGGCGGCCTGGTCGGACCGGGCCTTGCCCACGGCGCCGCGATGGGGAACCTCTTCGCGTCGCCCTCGGCGCACCAGGTGCACTCCGTCGTCGCCGCCGCCCATGAGGGGCGCGGCGTGCTGCTGAGCTTCGGCAACTACGCCGGCGACGTGCTCCACTTCGGCCAGGCGCAGGAGCGCCTGCGCGGGGAGGGCGTGGACTGCCGCACGGTGCTCGTGACCGACGACGTGTGGAGCGCGCCCAAGGACGAGCTCGACAAGCGCCGCGGTATCGCCGGCGACCTCGTCGTGTTCAAGGTGGCGGGTGCGGCGGCCGAAGAGGGCCTCGACCTCGACGACGTCGAGCGTGTCGCGCGGCTGGCCAACGCCCGCACGCGCTCGTTCGGCGTCGCCTTCAGCGGCTGCACGCTCCCCGGATCCGACGAGCCGCTGTTCGAGGTGCCGCCCGGGCGCATGGCCGTCGGGCTGGGGATCCATGGCGAACCGGGCATCGACGAGGTCGACATCCCGACGGCCGCTGGACTGGCCGGGATGCTCGTGGACAAGCTGCTGGACGAACTCCCCGACGGCGTGAGTGTCCCGGGCGCGCGCGTGGTGCCGATCCTCAACGGCCTGGGCAGCGTCAAGTACGAGGAGATGTTCGTCGTCTACAGCGGCATCCACCGTCTGCTCGGCGACGCCGGCGCCGTCGTGGTGTCGCCGGAAGTGGGGGAGTTCTGCACGAGCTTCGACATGGCGGGCCTCTCGCTCACGCTCCTGTGGCTCGATGACGAGCTCGAGCGCCTGTGGCTGGCTCCGTGCGACACGCCCGCCTACCGTCGCGGTGCGGTCGAGGGACGCCGCGAGGTCTCGGCCGACGAGATCGCCGACGACGACGAGGCGCAGGAGATCGGCGCGGCCGGCGACGCCTCGCGCCGCGCCGCCGGCGCACTCGCCCGTGCGCTGGAGGGCGTCGCCGTCGCTCTCGATGAGGCAGCAGACGAGCTCGGGCGGATGGACCGCATCGCCGGAGACGGTGACCACGGCATCGGGATGCAGCGGGGCAGCCGCGCGGCGGCCGAGTCGGCGCGCAGCGCGGCGGACGCCGGCGCGGGCGCCCGCACAGCGCTGCAGCGCGCGGGCGATGCCTGGGCCGACACCGGCGGCGGGACCTCCGGAGCGATATGGGGCGAGATGCTCGCGGCCCTCGGCGCCATCCTGGGTGACGAGGACGAGGTGACCGCGGCCGCGGTCGGCGACGGGGTCGTCGCCATGAAGGACGCGGTCATGACCTTCGGCAAGGCCCAGCCGGGGGACAAGACGATGGTCGACGCGATGGTGCCCTTCGCCGACGAGCTCACCACGCGCCTGGGCGCCGGTGATCCGCTCCGCGCGGCGTGGGCGAGCGCCGCCCAGGCCGCCACCGCCGCGGCGCAGGCCACGGCGGAGATGACCGCGCGGGTCGGGCGTGCCCGTGCGCACGGCGAGAAGAGCGTGGGTACGCCCGATCCCGGCGCCGTCTCGTTCGCCCTGGTGACCCGCACCGTGCTGGAGAACCTGAAGGAGGAGGACTGATGGGATTTCGACTGGTGGTCGGCTGCGATGAGGCCGGCTTCGACTACAAGGAGCGCATCAAGGCCGATCTGCTGGCCGATGACCGCGTGGACGATGTCGTGGACGTGGGAGTGGCGGCCGACGGCACCACGAAC
This region includes:
- a CDS encoding NUDIX hydrolase family protein; translated protein: MPVRTPDPDPSDDGNGDDARREPLGSPFDQATGPAAAGNPGWLSEVELTEIRRRMPILYVEAVPVRTDGMGAVVQVGILLRATPIGEISRTIVSGRVRYGETVRDALFRHLENDLGPMAFPLLPPQVTPFTVAEYFPLPGMTAFHDDRQHAVSLAYVVPVTGTCEPRQDALEVTWLSPEEASSDALAAEMEGGRGTLIRLALASVGALR
- a CDS encoding dihydroxyacetone kinase family protein: MTRLFNDPDDFAEEMIEGFVAASSRWVHRVSGGVVRSTRGPEPTVAVVIGGGSGHYPAFGGLVGPGLAHGAAMGNLFASPSAHQVHSVVAAAHEGRGVLLSFGNYAGDVLHFGQAQERLRGEGVDCRTVLVTDDVWSAPKDELDKRRGIAGDLVVFKVAGAAAEEGLDLDDVERVARLANARTRSFGVAFSGCTLPGSDEPLFEVPPGRMAVGLGIHGEPGIDEVDIPTAAGLAGMLVDKLLDELPDGVSVPGARVVPILNGLGSVKYEEMFVVYSGIHRLLGDAGAVVVSPEVGEFCTSFDMAGLSLTLLWLDDELERLWLAPCDTPAYRRGAVEGRREVSADEIADDDEAQEIGAAGDASRRAAGALARALEGVAVALDEAADELGRMDRIAGDGDHGIGMQRGSRAAAESARSAADAGAGARTALQRAGDAWADTGGGTSGAIWGEMLAALGAILGDEDEVTAAAVGDGVVAMKDAVMTFGKAQPGDKTMVDAMVPFADELTTRLGAGDPLRAAWASAAQAATAAAQATAEMTARVGRARAHGEKSVGTPDPGAVSFALVTRTVLENLKEED
- a CDS encoding alpha/beta hydrolase; protein product: MSEPPRIDPDLVVWATPPQERAGRPALILLHGYGADERDLLALSEHLPDAFAYAAVRAPLAPPWPSPGYSWYPIEGLNGRDPSAVTAAADGLLEWLDAAVDAPSIGLLGFSQGASVALQALRLDPSRIAFVVNLSGYVAPGSLPGDATLTEQKPPVFWGRGTHDDVIPEALVAHTVEWLPAHSDLSGRVYPGMAHSVSQAELADVHAFLSKRLEKPAAS